Proteins from a genomic interval of Sulfurimonas sp.:
- a CDS encoding chemotaxis protein has protein sequence MSVLDNVDAATNLAKNNEVQLLVFRVSDKEDSAYYAINVFKTREVVESKNHFITQMPSSHRMLEGTIVLRGMQIPILNLPLWLGTTMNKEDIDKSNILICDFNGIVIGLRIMSAYRVLKKNWNEMHSPDSYRVGEDNVVINDTRLEDGSLCLVLDYEKLLADVIPQAMVDVSESPANLKDFNIPEKLKYGTVLIAEDSKTAQKHLKQIFKNANLSMKLFDNGKLLVDYINSLGEDVSKIPAVITDIEMPEMSGFTVVKLLKGSLKTKNIPVIINSSMTGLNNKREADVLGADGFIDKTKSQNIIPLIIEIMNQN, from the coding sequence ATGTCCGTTTTAGATAATGTAGATGCCGCTACAAATCTGGCAAAAAACAATGAAGTCCAACTTTTAGTATTTAGAGTCAGCGACAAAGAGGACTCCGCTTATTACGCTATAAATGTTTTTAAAACAAGAGAAGTAGTGGAATCCAAAAATCATTTTATAACTCAGATGCCCTCATCTCACAGAATGTTAGAGGGTACCATAGTTCTTCGCGGAATGCAAATTCCCATACTAAACCTTCCGCTGTGGCTTGGAACAACCATGAATAAAGAGGATATCGATAAATCAAATATTCTTATTTGTGACTTTAACGGCATAGTAATAGGACTAAGGATTATGTCGGCATATAGAGTTTTAAAGAAAAATTGGAATGAAATGCATTCTCCCGACAGCTATAGAGTCGGTGAAGACAATGTAGTTATCAATGATACAAGGCTAGAAGACGGTAGTTTATGCCTCGTCCTTGATTATGAAAAGCTATTAGCCGATGTTATCCCTCAAGCAATGGTTGATGTATCTGAATCACCTGCAAATCTAAAAGATTTTAATATACCCGAAAAACTAAAATACGGAACGGTTTTAATAGCCGAAGATTCTAAAACGGCACAAAAACATCTCAAACAAATTTTTAAAAATGCAAATCTCTCTATGAAACTTTTTGACAACGGAAAACTGCTTGTTGACTATATAAATTCATTGGGTGAAGATGTCTCAAAAATTCCGGCTGTGATTACGGATATAGAGATGCCCGAGATGTCAGGTTTTACGGTTGTAAAACTGCTAAAGGGCAGTTTAAAAACAAAAAATATACCTGTTATCATAAACAGCTCAATGACAGGGCTTAATAATAAAAGAGAAGCGGATGTTTTAGGAGCTGATGGTTTTATAGACAAAACAAAAAGTCAAAATATTATCCCGCTAATTATAGAAATTATGAATCAAAATTAA
- a CDS encoding molybdopterin-dependent oxidoreductase — MSSVTACPLDCYDACEIVFESGRLKGLKNGYTQGFLCPHLNHFDKHQFIEKPRYNGKEISMQEALKILKEMIKESRSDEILHYRGSGNFALMQEVTDHFFASHGAALTEGTLCDGAGEAGIEEGRGSNKNMPITEVAKSDVVIFWGRNPHTTSSHILPLIKNKTVIVIDPVKTQIAKTADVHIQLKPHTDLFLAMLLSRFLHIENGCDEEFLEKYASEYEDYYELTQNIRIKAVLDQIDVSIGQLGDVLRLVKDKKVAIVCGVGIQKYSDGADVMRAIDAFAAMLGLFGKEGCGVSYLGSSRANIVSPFNKKSKKVSKVNTEFSDFKTVFIQGANPLSQMPNSTRVKESISKVKNIVYFGLYENETSEMANLIIPAKSFLYKDDIRTSYSHNKMSFMPKVAQSDIGISEYDLSAYLCREFGIELQSEEFYIKHFRNFAVQRIDGSWYVENREEIPYADGFDTKTKEFAFLEELDSKVDEEDGMYLITCKSPTSLNSQFNRSEHVYLHSSLGFGEGEVVTISSVDGSVSLRVKHNDDLREDCVLIYSGTKGVNNLTTKKHSLSAKSAIFQENKVEIKR; from the coding sequence ATGAGTAGTGTTACGGCATGTCCGCTTGATTGTTACGATGCATGCGAAATAGTTTTTGAGAGCGGCAGATTAAAAGGTTTAAAAAACGGTTACACGCAAGGTTTTTTGTGTCCGCATCTAAACCATTTTGATAAACATCAGTTTATAGAAAAACCAAGATACAACGGTAAAGAAATTTCTATGCAAGAGGCATTGAAAATTTTAAAAGAGATGATAAAAGAGAGCAGAAGCGATGAGATTTTGCACTATAGAGGAAGCGGAAACTTCGCTCTTATGCAAGAGGTGACGGATCATTTTTTTGCCTCACACGGTGCCGCACTTACAGAGGGAACTTTATGCGACGGAGCAGGAGAAGCAGGTATAGAAGAGGGAAGAGGGAGCAATAAAAATATGCCTATTACCGAGGTTGCAAAATCCGATGTAGTCATATTTTGGGGAAGAAATCCTCATACGACTTCAAGCCATATATTGCCGCTAATAAAAAACAAAACCGTTATCGTTATAGATCCGGTAAAAACGCAAATAGCAAAGACGGCTGATGTCCATATCCAACTAAAGCCTCATACGGATCTCTTTTTAGCGATGCTTCTTAGCCGTTTTTTACACATAGAAAATGGATGTGATGAAGAGTTTTTAGAAAAGTATGCAAGCGAATATGAAGACTATTATGAGCTGACGCAAAATATAAGGATAAAAGCCGTTTTAGATCAGATAGATGTTTCTATCGGTCAGCTTGGAGATGTCCTTAGGTTGGTGAAAGATAAAAAAGTCGCTATCGTTTGCGGTGTCGGCATCCAAAAATACAGTGACGGTGCAGATGTTATGAGGGCAATCGACGCCTTTGCCGCGATGCTCGGGCTATTTGGCAAAGAAGGATGCGGAGTTAGCTATCTCGGCTCTTCAAGAGCAAACATAGTTTCGCCTTTTAATAAAAAAAGCAAAAAGGTTTCTAAGGTAAATACAGAATTTAGCGATTTTAAAACCGTTTTTATCCAAGGTGCCAACCCTCTTTCGCAAATGCCAAACTCCACGAGAGTAAAAGAGTCTATTAGCAAGGTAAAAAATATTGTCTATTTTGGGCTTTATGAAAACGAAACAAGCGAAATGGCAAATCTAATCATTCCGGCAAAGAGTTTTTTATATAAAGATGATATCAGAACATCATACTCTCATAATAAAATGTCGTTTATGCCTAAAGTTGCACAAAGCGATATAGGTATAAGCGAGTATGATTTGAGTGCGTATCTGTGCAGGGAGTTCGGTATCGAGCTGCAAAGCGAAGAGTTTTATATAAAACATTTTAGAAATTTTGCAGTGCAGAGAATTGACGGCTCTTGGTATGTTGAAAATAGAGAAGAGATACCTTATGCAGACGGTTTTGATACCAAGACGAAAGAGTTTGCGTTTTTAGAAGAACTTGACTCAAAGGTGGATGAAGAGGACGGTATGTATCTTATCACATGCAAGAGTCCGACAAGTTTAAACTCTCAGTTTAATCGCAGCGAGCATGTTTATCTGCATAGCTCTTTAGGATTTGGCGAAGGTGAAGTCGTGACTATTAGTTCGGTTGATGGGAGCGTTAGCTTGAGAGTTAAACATAATGATGATTTAAGAGAGGATTGTGTTTTAATCTACAGCGGTACGAAAGGCGTGAACAATTTAACGACCAAAAAGCATTCATTAAGTGCAAAGAGTGCAATATTTCAAGAAAATAAGGTAGAAATCAAAAGATGA
- a CDS encoding aspartate aminotransferase family protein, with translation MNNIKDLDKKYVLPTYARADVEFVSGNNARLVDADGKNYVDFASGIAVCSVGHANKRVNDAICKQISNITHTSNLYYIAPQAKAAEKIVEASGYDMKCFFGNSGAEANEGAIKIARKFGEKDGELKRYKVITLQHSFHGRTITTVKATGQAYMHNYFGPYPDGFVYADNIDHVESLVDDHTCAVMIELVQGEGGVQPLDREAVQKLAKFLKSKNVLLIIDEVQTGVYRTGKFLASNYYDIEPDIVTLAKGLGGGVPIGVVMTTLKDIFNAGDHGSTFGGNFLSTIAACEVVDILNESYESGELQRSIDYFDGELEKFYNAHRDIFTSKVGIGMMCGLRVKDGETLTKVISSARQEGVIVLKAGRDTLRLLPALTITKEEIDEGFMCLNRAVSSL, from the coding sequence ATGAACAATATAAAAGATTTAGATAAAAAATATGTTTTGCCGACTTATGCAAGAGCGGATGTAGAGTTTGTAAGCGGCAATAACGCAAGACTGGTTGATGCAGATGGTAAAAACTATGTAGATTTTGCTTCGGGCATAGCGGTTTGCAGTGTCGGACATGCAAATAAGAGAGTCAATGATGCTATTTGCAAGCAAATATCAAATATAACGCATACATCAAATCTCTATTACATCGCTCCGCAAGCAAAAGCAGCCGAGAAGATTGTTGAGGCTAGCGGATACGATATGAAATGTTTTTTTGGAAACAGCGGAGCCGAGGCAAATGAAGGGGCTATAAAGATAGCCAGAAAATTCGGTGAAAAAGACGGTGAGCTAAAGAGATATAAGGTTATAACGCTTCAGCACTCTTTTCACGGAAGAACGATTACGACGGTAAAAGCAACAGGTCAGGCATATATGCATAACTATTTCGGACCGTATCCCGACGGTTTTGTTTATGCGGATAATATAGATCATGTCGAGAGTCTGGTCGATGATCATACTTGTGCGGTTATGATAGAGCTTGTTCAAGGGGAGGGCGGAGTTCAGCCCTTAGATAGAGAAGCGGTTCAAAAGCTTGCAAAGTTTTTAAAATCAAAAAATGTTTTGCTAATTATCGACGAGGTGCAAACGGGAGTTTACAGAACGGGTAAATTTTTGGCATCAAACTACTATGACATAGAGCCTGATATCGTAACTTTGGCAAAAGGGCTAGGCGGCGGAGTACCAATCGGCGTCGTTATGACGACTTTAAAAGATATCTTTAATGCAGGGGATCACGGATCTACATTCGGCGGGAACTTCCTAAGCACGATTGCTGCATGTGAAGTTGTAGATATTTTAAATGAGAGTTATGAGAGCGGCGAGCTTCAAAGGAGCATAGATTATTTTGACGGCGAGTTAGAGAAATTTTATAATGCCCACAGAGATATCTTTACTTCAAAAGTGGGTATCGGTATGATGTGCGGATTACGCGTCAAAGACGGCGAAACCTTAACGAAAGTAATCTCAAGTGCAAGGCAAGAGGGTGTTATAGTGCTTAAAGCAGGAAGGGATACGCTTAGACTTTTACCGGCTCTAACGATTACCAAAGAGGAGATTGATGAAGGTTTTATGTGCCTCAATCGCGCTGTTAGTTCTTTGTAA